In the genome of Abyssalbus ytuae, the window ACAATTGCACATCCGTCCGTTGCGATCAACACTTATATGCCCAATTTCTCCGGCAACTCCATGCTCACCAACCAACAATTTTCCTTCCACAATAATACCACTGCCCAATCCGGTTCCTAAAGTCAAAACAACAAAGTTTTTCATTCCTTTTCCTGCTCCAAAATGCAACTCTCCAATGGCGGCGGCATTTGCATCATTAGTTAAATAAACCGGAACTTCAAACAGTTTATTCACATCATCAACTAAAGGAATAATTTCTCCCCAGTTAAAGTTTACAGGATATTCCATGCACCCTGTATTAAAATTTGCATTGGGCGCACCTATACCTATTGCTTTTAATTCATATTCTTCCTGCTTTGTTGCCAAGAGTTTTTTAACCTGATGTTCTAATTTTTCTAAAAATTGTTGGTATAAATCCCTAGCTCCTGTTTTAAATAATGCATGGCACAATATATTGCCACTATTGGTAACCAGGCCAACTTTGGTATTTGTTCCCCCTATGTCAATTCCGGCAACAATATTATTTTTTTTCATGGCTCTCTTGGTTTACTGATTATCAATTTGCTTTTTTTTCTCTTTTTCCTGTTTTTTGAAATAGCGCCTGAATAAAAAATTATGTTTTAAAGCTTCCATGTTCTCATTAAATTTCCTGGTTCCTTCTTTAATATTATTTATAGTTTCATCCAGGTCACTTACCAATTTTTTGTCGTTGGTGAGATAATTTACAGTCCCTTCCCCCTCTTTCATATTAACTAATATTGTATTCATATTTTCGGTTACCTCACTCAGTTTCTTACCTGAATTATCAAGATTGTTAATGATATTTTTTAATTGATTGCCGGCTATTGAA includes:
- a CDS encoding ROK family protein, encoding MKKNNIVAGIDIGGTNTKVGLVTNSGNILCHALFKTGARDLYQQFLEKLEHQVKKLLATKQEEYELKAIGIGAPNANFNTGCMEYPVNFNWGEIIPLVDDVNKLFEVPVYLTNDANAAAIGELHFGAGKGMKNFVVLTLGTGLGSGIIVEGKLLVGEHGVAGEIGHISVDRNGRMCNCGLQGCLETYASVTGIRRTVFELIAAMREDSELRNISFNQMDGLAIADAALKGDVIAKKAFEFTGEVLGLKIANVVAVLDPEAIILTGGLTKAGNILLEPVRKSMERNLFKAYRGKIKVITSTLTGSDAVTGAAALAWSEI